From the genome of Ictalurus furcatus strain D&B chromosome 4, Billie_1.0, whole genome shotgun sequence, one region includes:
- the caps2 gene encoding calcyphosin-2 isoform X1: MNRRLKATRNLTRVTDGGRLRAISAPSRGPRPEEVPVLDLDRLRDREDEDAGVIPVAGKACAVLSALSWGSASPSNTLQEWDVGTAATQEGRVSVLASPQYSYRDLTIRSPSNHKANMEPCHELHQTQTDTSHARPRKLEAEGVTMERRRQAVMEQVMVDQLSRAVISDPEQNSANSENISARHKRTLHHTMVKTPKSLTENLLSYKLCFYARILSRCGREACRELIGFYFTCDQTLTVYEYRSFGKNRCNALPFIVRGVYRTRGRPYCLSDISQGANLRFSTDGPHVPENLRQRPYLTLRVTDVDEEAKSLLLVQFGETEHRLSAEEINDGKTLTTIQASVRERLKGRAVRTLIGLGRRLQSLDVKQNGIVGREQLRECLMEELSLSGQEVEAVWRVVGLQRERVVDYAEAMCAVTGDMNESRKAVFIKVYNKLDPNKTGSVSLTDIEKFYCVNHQLQRPEHGAELDFITCVRDAGRVTKHVSYAEFQDYYEGLSIEIPNDQVYINILRSTWNI, encoded by the exons ATGAATCGGAGATTAAAAGCGACAAGGAACCTCACACGAGTCACAGATGGGGGCAGACTG AGAGCAATAAGCGCTCCATCCCGCGGGCCGCGTCCGGAAGA AGTTCCGGTTCTGGATCTGGACAGACTGAGGGACAGAGAAGATGAG GATGCTGGTGTTATTCCGGTGGCGGGAAAAGCGTGCGCCGTGCTGTCGGCCCTCAGCTGGGGTTCAGCTTCCCCCTCGAACACACTGCAG GAATGGGATGTTGGGACAGCGGCCACGCAGGAAGGACGTGTCTCAGTGTTGGCATCTCCTCAGTACAGCTACAGAGACCTGACCATCAGATCACCCAGCAATCACAAAGCAAACATGGAACCGTGTCATGAGCTCCATCAGACACAAACCGACACGAGCCACGCCCGACCGAGGAAGTTGGAAGCC GAGGGTGTGACGATGGAGAGGAGACGGCAGGCTGTGATGGAGCAGGTGATGGTGGACCAGCTCTCCAG AGCCGTCATCAGCGACCCGGAACAAAACTCCGCAAACTCGGAGAACATTTCGGCTCGTCACAAGAGAACTTTACACCACACCAT ggtgaaAACTCCGAAATCTTTAACAGAGAACCTCCTCTCCTACAAACTCTGCTTTTATGCCAGAATTTTATCACG atgtgGGCGTGAGGCCTGTCGAGAGCTGATTGGCTTCTACTTCACATGTGATCAGACACTAACGGTGTACGAGTATCGCAGTTTTGGGAAGAACAG gtGTAACGCACTGCCATTTATTGTGCGTGGGGTTTATAGGACTCGAGGAAGACCATACTGTCTCTCTGACATCTCACAG GGTGCAAATCTGCGCTTCAGTACAGACGGACCCCACGTCCCCGAGAACCTGAGACAGCGGCCATATCTGACTCTCAGAGTTACTGATGTGGACGAAGAGGCCAAGAGTTtactact AGTCCAGTTTGGAGAAACTGAACATCGTCTTTCTGCCGAGGAAATTAATGATGGGAAAACTCTAACGACAATTCAAG CGTCTGTACGTGAGAGGTTGAAGGGTCGCGCTGTCCGAACCCTGATTGGTTTAGGGAGGAGGCTGCAGAGTTTAGATGTGAAGCagaacggcattgtgggtagaGAACAGCTCAGAGAGTGCCTGATGGAGGAGCTGAGTCTCAGTGGACAG GAGGTGGAGGCGGTGTGGAGGGTCGTGGGCCTCCAGAGAGAGCGCGTGGTGGACTACGCTGAGGCGATGTGTGCTGTGACCGGAGACATGAACGAGAGCAGAAAAGCTGTGTTTATAAAG GTTTATAATAAACTCGACCCAAATAAAACGGGTTCCGTTTCTCTGACTGACATTGAGAAATTTTACTGTGTTAATCATCAGCTGCAGCGCCCTGAGCACG GAGCAGAATTAGACTTCATCACGTGTGTACGGGACGCAGGAAGGGTCACTAAACACGTGTCTTATGCAGAGTTTCAGGACTATTACGAGGGACTGAGCATCGAAATCCCCAATGACCAGGTTTACATCAACATCCTGAGGAGCACCTGGAatatctga
- the caps2 gene encoding calcyphosin-2 isoform X2 produces the protein MNRRLKATRNLTRVTDGGRLRAISAPSRGPRPEEVPVLDLDRLRDREDEDAGVIPVAGKACAVLSALSWGSASPSNTLQEWDVGTAATQEGRVSVLASPQYSYRDLTIRSPSNHKANMEPCHELHQTQTDTSHARPRKLEAEGVTMERRRQAVMEQVMVDQLSRAVISDPEQNSANSENISARHKRTLHHTICGREACRELIGFYFTCDQTLTVYEYRSFGKNRCNALPFIVRGVYRTRGRPYCLSDISQGANLRFSTDGPHVPENLRQRPYLTLRVTDVDEEAKSLLLVQFGETEHRLSAEEINDGKTLTTIQASVRERLKGRAVRTLIGLGRRLQSLDVKQNGIVGREQLRECLMEELSLSGQEVEAVWRVVGLQRERVVDYAEAMCAVTGDMNESRKAVFIKVYNKLDPNKTGSVSLTDIEKFYCVNHQLQRPEHGAELDFITCVRDAGRVTKHVSYAEFQDYYEGLSIEIPNDQVYINILRSTWNI, from the exons ATGAATCGGAGATTAAAAGCGACAAGGAACCTCACACGAGTCACAGATGGGGGCAGACTG AGAGCAATAAGCGCTCCATCCCGCGGGCCGCGTCCGGAAGA AGTTCCGGTTCTGGATCTGGACAGACTGAGGGACAGAGAAGATGAG GATGCTGGTGTTATTCCGGTGGCGGGAAAAGCGTGCGCCGTGCTGTCGGCCCTCAGCTGGGGTTCAGCTTCCCCCTCGAACACACTGCAG GAATGGGATGTTGGGACAGCGGCCACGCAGGAAGGACGTGTCTCAGTGTTGGCATCTCCTCAGTACAGCTACAGAGACCTGACCATCAGATCACCCAGCAATCACAAAGCAAACATGGAACCGTGTCATGAGCTCCATCAGACACAAACCGACACGAGCCACGCCCGACCGAGGAAGTTGGAAGCC GAGGGTGTGACGATGGAGAGGAGACGGCAGGCTGTGATGGAGCAGGTGATGGTGGACCAGCTCTCCAG AGCCGTCATCAGCGACCCGGAACAAAACTCCGCAAACTCGGAGAACATTTCGGCTCGTCACAAGAGAACTTTACACCACACCAT atgtgGGCGTGAGGCCTGTCGAGAGCTGATTGGCTTCTACTTCACATGTGATCAGACACTAACGGTGTACGAGTATCGCAGTTTTGGGAAGAACAG gtGTAACGCACTGCCATTTATTGTGCGTGGGGTTTATAGGACTCGAGGAAGACCATACTGTCTCTCTGACATCTCACAG GGTGCAAATCTGCGCTTCAGTACAGACGGACCCCACGTCCCCGAGAACCTGAGACAGCGGCCATATCTGACTCTCAGAGTTACTGATGTGGACGAAGAGGCCAAGAGTTtactact AGTCCAGTTTGGAGAAACTGAACATCGTCTTTCTGCCGAGGAAATTAATGATGGGAAAACTCTAACGACAATTCAAG CGTCTGTACGTGAGAGGTTGAAGGGTCGCGCTGTCCGAACCCTGATTGGTTTAGGGAGGAGGCTGCAGAGTTTAGATGTGAAGCagaacggcattgtgggtagaGAACAGCTCAGAGAGTGCCTGATGGAGGAGCTGAGTCTCAGTGGACAG GAGGTGGAGGCGGTGTGGAGGGTCGTGGGCCTCCAGAGAGAGCGCGTGGTGGACTACGCTGAGGCGATGTGTGCTGTGACCGGAGACATGAACGAGAGCAGAAAAGCTGTGTTTATAAAG GTTTATAATAAACTCGACCCAAATAAAACGGGTTCCGTTTCTCTGACTGACATTGAGAAATTTTACTGTGTTAATCATCAGCTGCAGCGCCCTGAGCACG GAGCAGAATTAGACTTCATCACGTGTGTACGGGACGCAGGAAGGGTCACTAAACACGTGTCTTATGCAGAGTTTCAGGACTATTACGAGGGACTGAGCATCGAAATCCCCAATGACCAGGTTTACATCAACATCCTGAGGAGCACCTGGAatatctga
- the cers3b gene encoding ceramide synthase 2 isoform X2, whose product MLSEWFWWDRLWLPVNVTWADLQDKEDQVYAHVSHLYMVLPLAVLLLGLRVLYERLLAPPIAAALRVKDKVRLRASNNPTLEQYYKTHSKHPSQLDVRGLSKKLSWSEHQIVRWFRRRRNQDRPGVLKKFREASWRFAFYLCAFIGGLVALHDKPWFYDLREVWAGFPKQTLLDSQYWYYMIEMGFYSSLLFSVVVDIKRKDFKEQLVHHWATLTLLSFSWCANYIRIGTLVLLVHDVADVLLELGKVFNYAGWTCACNTVFVLFTVVFMVTRLVIFPFWLIHCTWVYPLEQFQPFFGYYFFNGMLVVLLLLHVFWASLILRMVIKLMFGEMKGDERSDEEEEESQDEAQNHKIKRCDSSANGLSNGH is encoded by the exons ATGCTCAGCGAGTGGTTTTGGTGGGATCGTTTGTGGTTGCCTGTGAATGTCACATGGGCGGATCTGCAGGATAAAGAGGACCAGGTTTATGCTCATGTCTCTCATCTGTATATGGTTTTACCCCTCGCTGTACTGCTGCTGGGCCTCAGAGTCCTGTAcgagag ACTACTGGCTCCGCCCATCGCTGCAGCCCTCAGAGTGAAAGACAAAGTCCGCCTGAGAGCCTCGAATAATCCCACACTGGAACAGTATTATAAAACACACTCTAAACATCCAtcacag ctTGATGTTAGAGGGCTCAGTAAGAAGTTGAGCTGGTCAGAGCATCAGATCGTACGATGGTTTCGCAGACGGAGAAATCAGGACAGACCTGGAGTGCTGAAGAAGTTTAGAGAAGCCAG TTGGAGGTTTGCGTTTTATCTCTGCGCTTTCATCGGAGGTCTCGTGGCTTTACATGAC AAACCGTGGTTTTATGATTTACGGGAAGTGTGGGCAGGATTTCCTAAACAG acccTGCTGGACTCGCAGTACTGGTATTATATGATTGAGATGGGTTTTTACAGCTCCCTGTTATTCAGTGTGGTTGTGGACATCAAACGTAAG gattttAAAGAACAGTTGGTTCACCACTGGGCCACTTTAACACTGCTGTCCTTCTCCTGGTGTGCAAACTACATCCGCATCGGGACTCTGGTCCTGCTGGTGCACGACGTTGCTGATGTTTTATTAGAG ttGGGGAAGGTGTTTAATTACGCCGGATGGACGTGTGCCTGTAACACCGTCTTCGTCCTCTTCACGGTGGTCTTCATGGTCACCAGGCTGGTCATCTTCCCCTTCTG GTTGATCCACTGTACGTGGGTTTATCCTCTGGAACAGTTTCAGCCATTCTTTGGATATTATTTCTTCAACGGCATGCtggtggtgctgctgctgctgcacgTGTTCTGGGCGTCGCTCATCCTGCGCATGGTCATAAAACTCATGTTTGGTGAA ATGAAAGGTGATGAAAGAAgcgatgaggaagaggaggagagtcAGGATGAAGCGCAAAACCACAAGATCAAACGCTGTGACAGTTCTGCTAACGGATTATCTAACGGTCACTGA
- the cers3b gene encoding ceramide synthase 2 isoform X1, producing MCVCVRVCVCVCVCVCVWVCVCVCVCVCVSMCVCVCVRVCVCVCVCVCVCVCVCLCVGVCVCVCVSVCGCVSVCGCVSVCVCVCLCVCVCVCVCVSVCVHNRAMLSEWFWWDRLWLPVNVTWADLQDKEDQVYAHVSHLYMVLPLAVLLLGLRVLYERLLAPPIAAALRVKDKVRLRASNNPTLEQYYKTHSKHPSQLDVRGLSKKLSWSEHQIVRWFRRRRNQDRPGVLKKFREASWRFAFYLCAFIGGLVALHDKPWFYDLREVWAGFPKQTLLDSQYWYYMIEMGFYSSLLFSVVVDIKRKDFKEQLVHHWATLTLLSFSWCANYIRIGTLVLLVHDVADVLLELGKVFNYAGWTCACNTVFVLFTVVFMVTRLVIFPFWLIHCTWVYPLEQFQPFFGYYFFNGMLVVLLLLHVFWASLILRMVIKLMFGEMKGDERSDEEEEESQDEAQNHKIKRCDSSANGLSNGH from the exons atgtgtgtgtgtgtgcgtgtgtgtgtctgtgtgtgtgtgtgtgtctgtgtgtgggtgtgtgtgtgtgtgtgtgtgtgtgtgtgtgtgagcatgtgtgtgtgtgtgtgtgtgcgtgtgtgtgtgtgtgtgtgtgtgtgtgtgtgtgtgtgtgtgtgtgtgtgtctgtgtgtgggtgtgtgtgtgtgtgtgtgtgtgtctgtgtgtgggtgtgtgtctgtgtgtgggtgtgtgtctgtgtgtgtgtgtgtgtgtctgtgtgtgtgtgtgtgtgtgtgtgtgtgtgtgtctgtgtgtgtgcacaacaGGGCGATGCTCAGCGAGTGGTTTTGGTGGGATCGTTTGTGGTTGCCTGTGAATGTCACATGGGCGGATCTGCAGGATAAAGAGGACCAGGTTTATGCTCATGTCTCTCATCTGTATATGGTTTTACCCCTCGCTGTACTGCTGCTGGGCCTCAGAGTCCTGTAcgagag ACTACTGGCTCCGCCCATCGCTGCAGCCCTCAGAGTGAAAGACAAAGTCCGCCTGAGAGCCTCGAATAATCCCACACTGGAACAGTATTATAAAACACACTCTAAACATCCAtcacag ctTGATGTTAGAGGGCTCAGTAAGAAGTTGAGCTGGTCAGAGCATCAGATCGTACGATGGTTTCGCAGACGGAGAAATCAGGACAGACCTGGAGTGCTGAAGAAGTTTAGAGAAGCCAG TTGGAGGTTTGCGTTTTATCTCTGCGCTTTCATCGGAGGTCTCGTGGCTTTACATGAC AAACCGTGGTTTTATGATTTACGGGAAGTGTGGGCAGGATTTCCTAAACAG acccTGCTGGACTCGCAGTACTGGTATTATATGATTGAGATGGGTTTTTACAGCTCCCTGTTATTCAGTGTGGTTGTGGACATCAAACGTAAG gattttAAAGAACAGTTGGTTCACCACTGGGCCACTTTAACACTGCTGTCCTTCTCCTGGTGTGCAAACTACATCCGCATCGGGACTCTGGTCCTGCTGGTGCACGACGTTGCTGATGTTTTATTAGAG ttGGGGAAGGTGTTTAATTACGCCGGATGGACGTGTGCCTGTAACACCGTCTTCGTCCTCTTCACGGTGGTCTTCATGGTCACCAGGCTGGTCATCTTCCCCTTCTG GTTGATCCACTGTACGTGGGTTTATCCTCTGGAACAGTTTCAGCCATTCTTTGGATATTATTTCTTCAACGGCATGCtggtggtgctgctgctgctgcacgTGTTCTGGGCGTCGCTCATCCTGCGCATGGTCATAAAACTCATGTTTGGTGAA ATGAAAGGTGATGAAAGAAgcgatgaggaagaggaggagagtcAGGATGAAGCGCAAAACCACAAGATCAAACGCTGTGACAGTTCTGCTAACGGATTATCTAACGGTCACTGA